One Trichomycterus rosablanca isolate fTriRos1 chromosome 23, fTriRos1.hap1, whole genome shotgun sequence genomic window carries:
- the LOC134300811 gene encoding LIM domain-containing protein: MADVAQHASERLDSPSSNHDSASPIPPADSRADLQSPVPTPPPKEVLSTLYEQRQKCELRRLLKHTCPELKGLGDALEEEFADILNSGITADAAYQGEVQSRRWLFENGAVNTGESNHKQTERSVQGEHTFGQLLSCFQDEGSVDGEKEQTSYPELNTAPQKQGEALNEEENFRVDVKATRKMFEGQSAASFKDNLEDLFPGRVVIADEEKGAVLKQKKDFETYQNDSGRINSPFSIADITEVDQDVCEVYKGISKAKEIFETGFFKENISCANEHQTIDDETVKTNVRNRTQMFESTPLDRINWQKEEESKTTEERMCKTLSSLYTFNVIQSQGTVLEATEAGHVRRANYVLTENEGPEILHEEVVMGSMKSILLQILAKVNLNPLIALLKEDDQGNVEIQTVDVPTYHLPFTVNQDKEYRTTVMVQVIEDLLGQETCPGKGVLLQEHEAGSVKIVVYVLFRHDVHDGTVLNMMESKDIHVLLSGKDDDNPNACSPPPSIQTDAPRSDRLEGNGNVKLLRSCIENGDLDYLKNLQKSPSDEDLRERTAEEEQSVISKGNLKTLKAMFTPNSDSGSTSAQLHKPVQETLKNKHAGTEGCIADNMNVSCQEVKPDGLDSVFLTELVHPGEEESNLEEAMKSLHQATMEARSLQQSVQEKQEDNLPLPPDDQYLTEIMSEGYISETESVLSFETGQQAGMDESLKGSVQSALDSLGKSSFNVNKGDFKAAMIYRNSGKSHTEQKKATDVKAVKMSADMTVKACPSSFMTEQVTVETQHASQGQSANKPSACSPLINQTQPPESKTPLRSKPAIPLKPDHLKTIPCASKTSNHETKSDKPEQRCEEPVELHDALFKKEEQSEPAGVPPLNGNNPDNNPSQGLHPEGQVLTEQEGQRNQNGAGPGFHASLQNFGVKTGPAMPPVKPKRLKMATDSTEQQNTTKPDEGEPKGQPESTVTMREKKGRRESEEERRQRLSVHMDEIMRGNTSTAMEIIDKLRKQDELKSILLKVEEIEEDTSQEHEGDIRKIFESVPDWVAPKNAEVEKKVGKVETISESEVLSSMQVAYGDLERASAAINTLKEQTLSRLMEIEKTIKKALYSVSTLKSDSDIAGLSGLFKESMMSGQFSPVSGNVRKISIGSSKSAKPQTPSNQDVPQKSATETPVHAERSKSELGPPAIKPRAASPSSPSFISIQSTARKNPEKAQTSTYNAPAANEKRQVSTLEVKTGPKKETVIGTKTIREKYEETDSFGNTFYSSKTSTVVTTQADTKSCFRGQLVGNPNTPEVVFPRIKTTSVNGDQASS, encoded by the coding sequence ATGGCCGACGTAGCACAGCACGCCTCCGAGCGGCTCGATTCTCCGAGCTCGAACCATGATTCAGCCAGTCCCATTCCACCAGCGGATTCCAGGGCTGACCTCCAGTCCCCCGTCCCGACCCCTCCTCCGAAAGAGGTTCTGTCCACGCTGTACGAACAGCGTCAGAAATGCGAGCTGAGGCGGCTCCTGAAACACACCTGTCCGGAGCTGAAGGGCCTGGGAGACGCGCTGGAGGAGGAGTTCGCCGACATACTAAACTCTGGCATTACCGCAGACGCCGCATACCAGGGTGAGGTCCAGTCGAGGCGCTGGCTATTTGAGAACGGTGCCGTAAACACCGGGGAGTCAAACCACAAGCAGACTGAGAGGAGCGTTCAAGGTGAACACACGTTCGGACAGCTTCTGTCTTGCTTTCAGGATGAAGGCTCCGTAGATGGCGAGAAAGAGCAAACGTCGTACCCAGAACTTAACACGGCCCCACAGAAACAAGGTGAAGCACTTAATGAAGAGGAGAACTTCAGGGTGGATGTTAAAGCCACACGGAAAATGTTTGAAGGTCAGTCAGCGGCCAGTTTTAAAGATAATCTGGAAGACCTGTTTCCTGGAAGGGTTGTCATCGCAGATGAAGAAAAAGGAGCGGTCCTGAAGCAAAAGAAGGACTTTGAGACGTATCAAAACGACTCTGGGAGAATAAACAGTCCGTTTAGCATCGCTGATATTACAGAGGTGGATCAAGATGTCTGCGAGGTGTATAAAGGCATCTCCAAAGCCAAAGAGATTTTTGAAACTGGGTTCTTCAAGGAGAACATCTCATGTGCAAATGAGCACCAAACTATAGATGATGAAACCGTCAAAACAAACGTGAGGAACAGAACTCAGATGTTCGAGTCGACGCCTCTGGACAGAATCAACTGGCAAAAAGAGGAAGAATCCAAAACCACAGAGGAGCGCATGTGCAAAACCCTGTCCTCACTTTACACCTTTAACGTGATTCAATCTCAGGGAACGGTTCTTGAAGCGACCGAGGCCGGGCACGTGAGAAGAGCAAACTACGTCCTCACCGAGAATGAGGGTCCTGAAATCCTACACGAGGAGGTCGTCATGGGAAGCATGAAGAGCATTCTGCTTCAGATTTTAGCCAAAGTGAATCTCAACCCGCTCATAGCCTTGCTGAAAGAAGACGATCAAGGAAACGTGGAGATCCAGACGGTTGACGTGCCGACTTACCATCTACCATTCACGGTAAACCAGGACAAAGAATACAGAACTACCGTCATGGTCCAGGTCATCGAAGACCTGCTTGGGCAGGAAACTTGCCCCGGAAAGGGAGTTTTACTACAAGAACATGAAGCGGGATCAGTCAAAATCGTGGTTTACGTTCTCTTCAGGCATGATGTCCATGATGGAACAGTTCTAAACATGATGGAGTCAAAAGACATCCACGTTTTGTTAAGCGGAAAAGATGACGACAACCCGAACGCCTGCAGTCCACCACCTTCCATCCAGACGGACGCTCCGCGCTCAGACAGGCTTGAAGGAAACGGGAACGTGAAGCTGCTCAGAAGCTGCATTGAGAACGGAGATctggattatttaaaaaatcttcAGAAAAGTCCTTCAGATGAAGATCTACGTGAAAGAACTGCAGAAGAGGAGCAAAGTGTCATTTCAAAAGGGAATCTTAAGACTCTCAAAGCCATGTTTACTCCAAATTCAGACTCTGGGTCAACATCTGCACAGCTCCACAAACCTGTCCAAGAAACGCTCAAGAATAAACACGCAGGGACTGAAGGATGCATCGCCGACAACATGAATGTCTCATGTCAAGAAGTAAAGCCAGATGGTTTAGATTCAGTATTTCTGACAGAATTGGTTCATCCAGGAGAAGAGGAGTCAAACCTCGAGGAGGCCATGAAGAGTCTCCACCAGGCCACAATGGAGGCAAGAAGTCTCCAACAAAGTGTTCAGGAGAAGCAAGAGGACAACCTTCCGTTACCACCGGATGATCAGTACCTGACGGAGATCATGAGTGAAGGTTATATCAGCGAGACAGAGTCCGTATTAAGCTTTGAGACCGGACAACAAGCAGGAATGGACGAGAGCTTAAAGGGTAGCGTCCAGTCGGCTCTCGATTCTCTCGGAAAATCCAGCTTTAACGTCAATAAAGGGGATTTTAAAGCTGCCATGATTTACAGAAACTCTGGAAAATCTCACACGGAGCAGAAAAAGGCAACAGACGTCAAGGCTGTCAAAATGAGCGCTGATATGACTGTCAAAGCATGCCCGTCTTCCTTTATGACTGAACAGGTGACTGTAGAGACACAGCATGCGAGTCAAGGCCAGTCTGCAAATAAACCATCGGCATGCTCACCTCTGATAAACCAAACACAGCCACCGGAGAGTAAGACACCACTTAGATCTAAACCGGCCATTCCACTCAAACCAGACCATTTAAAGACGATCCCTTGTGCCAGCAAGACGTCGAATCACGAAACAAAGTCAGACAAACCTGAACAACGATGTGAAGAACCTGTAGAACTACACGATGCCCTGTTCAAGAAAGAAGAACAATCAGAACCTGCCGGTGTGCCACCGCTAAACGGAAATAATCCAGATAACAATCCAAGCCAGGGTTTACATCCTGAAGGACAAGTACTCACAGAGCAAGAAGGTCAAAGAAACCAGAATGGTGCTGGCCCAGGGTTCCACGCCTCCCTGCAAAACTTCGGGGTGAAAACAGGCCCGGCGATGCCACCCGTCAAACCCAAAAGACTCAAAATGGCCACAGATAGCACAGAACAGCAAAACACGACCAAGCCAGACGAAGGCGAACCCAAGGGACAGCCGGAAAGCACCGTGACGATGAGGGAGAAAAAAGGCAGACGAGAGAGCGAAGAAGAACGTAGGCAGAGGTTATCCGTGCACATGGACGAAATCATGAGAGGAAACACCAGCACCGCCATGGAAATCATCGACAAGCTGAGGAAGCAAGACGAGCTCAAAAGCATTCTGCTGAAAGTCGAGGAGATTGAAGAAGACACGAGTCAGGAACATGAAGGTGACATTAGGAAGATATTTGAAAGTGTACCGGATTGGGTCGCTCCCAAGAACGCAGAGGTGGAAAAGAAAGTAGGGAAGGTGGAAACCATAAGTGAATCCGAAGTGCTGTCGTCCATGCAGGTGGCTTATGGAGACCTTGAAAGAGCAAGTGCAGCGATAAATACTCTAAAAGAACAAACCTTATCAAGGCTCATGGAAATTGAGAAAACCATCAAGAAAGCCCTTTACTCCGTGTCTACGTTAAAATCCGATTCGGACATCGCAGGGCTGTCCGGTCTGTTCAAGGAGTCCATGATGTCCGGACAGTTCTCCCCGGTCTCAGGAAACGTACGCAAAATCAGCATCGGCTCAAGCAAATCTGCAAAACCTCAAACCCCAAGCAACCAAGACGTCCCTCAGAAAAGTGCCACAGAAACACCAGTGCACGCGGAGAGATCGAAATCAGAGCTGGGTCCTCCAGCGATCAAACCCAGAGCGGCATCTCCTTCCTCGCCCTCGTTTATTTCCATCCAGTCGACCGCcagaaagaacccagagaaAGCTCAGACCTCGACCTACAACGCTCCCGCCGCCAACGAGAAGCGGCAGGTCAGCACGCTGGAGGTGAAAACGGGCCCCAAGAAAGAGACCGTCATCGGCACCAAGACCATCAGGGAGAAGTACGAGGAGACGGACAGCTTCGGAAACACGTTCTACTCCTCCAAAACCTCCACGGTCGTGACCACTCAGGCTGACACCAAATCATGTTTCAGGGGACAGCTCGTGGGCAACCCGAACACGCCGGAAGTTGTGTTTCCAAGAATCAAAACGACTTCCGTTAATGGAGATCAAGCAAGTTCATAA